TTTTCACTTTAAGTAGCATCAGGGGAGAGATGGTCAGTGTTCATGCTTTGATCAACAGgcagattaaaacatttttggttgcttgtttttaaacgtGTCTTGTTCTCAGCTTTAACAAGCGCTGCTTTTCTGATACAGATCAGATTTTGGCAGTGATATCTATACTGTCCCCGCTGTTGAGGTTTCCCCATgtcttgtgttttaattttaactggaTGTGTGAAGTTCATAGAgcatgttgttaaaaaaaaacaacaaaaagaatcagCTTCAGATTAGTCCCAAATTGGGATCGTCGTCCTCCAAGTGGCGTCTCAAAGACTCTCATCAAAGCTTTCTTCAGATGAGGATGATGAAACGGACGCAGTCTAAGAGAGggagcaaaaacaggaagatgtAAACCATTAAAGGTTTTAACTGGTTATAAATCAGTCTGAGAAGTGTTAACGTCCCTTAAAGGCCACAGCGAGCCACTACGTCAGCGCAGCAGGAATCGAATGTAAAAATACTTCAacgtttctgtgtttggtgtttttgtatgttACTCATTACTTGTATGGGTTATTCATAAACCaacatgtgctttttttttaaatcaatgcaGACTGGGGTTTGATATTTTTCTGAATCAGGGGGACAAATATGTCCTCCCAGACAGGACCCATGTCATCATCTTAACATGTAGCTACAGTATAGGTTTACTatatcacacacacatgtgcaagTAAAACAGATGCTGCTAAAAACACTTtagtttttccagtttttatgatttttgaaaaGTCTTTTAGTATTGATTAGTGAGCTTTAGTtgcacacagataaacacagcGTCAGTGAAAGAGTATACTAttaattttgctgttttagttgtatttttattcacacaagTGGATGCTTAAAGAACAGTGGTCTCATAGAATATATTTTATGGTAACACTAACCAATAACCACAgttaaacattcatttttttagtcTTGCAAATATTTGGTCAATAACAAGAATACTTCAGAAAGTTGAATTGTTATCTTATACTCAATGTAATGTGAATCAATACCTACAATTCATGCTGGAAGACATAAATCTATGTCTGAACAAGATTTATTGCGCTCCAGATACCTTTACGAGATCGCTTGATTAAAACCACAGCAGTTAACGTGGAAGAGaataaaaaacctaaacttcTAACCTCTTCTAGACTTTTTGGTTAATAAGGAACTGTGCCAGAGTGGCTGAGGAATAGCAAGTGTTTATTTCCATAAATTAAAAGGAACACAAAGGTTACCTTGGATCAGCTAAACATAGCTAAAATCAAACGGACCAAAATTAATGTCACGCCCACACAGCTACACAACAGAGATTAACTTTTCCATTTACTCAGATGAGTCAAATCCAATGATTAAAGTCACTCTTTATCAGCACTGCTAATCACTTACACCTAACACCACACCTTTCCCTTTCCCTATATAAACAACTACAccagatgaaaaacaaaagaattactttaaaacaggggtgtcaaactccattcctcgggggccgctctcctgcatgttttagatgtgttctagctttaaaaacacctggtttaaatggacgacttgttgccgtgctcctggagaccttgatgatttggtgaggaggcaatcaaaccatttgaatcaggtgtgctggagcaggaaaaatctaaaatttccaggacagcggccctcgaggcctggagtttgacacccctgccttaaaaCTTCTATCAGTCCAACAGCCGCCGTCTCCACATTCACAACTGCTTCCTGAAGCGGCACAGCTAAAGCCAGAGCAatatgaaaacaggaagtgacgctgtgctttctttttttgaccCTGACACACAGATTGATGTTTAAGGTAAAGCAACGAAACTTGCTTATAACCCTGGTCATGTCTAAAACCAGGCTGGCTGAAACCTGTTACCtatgaacacaaacagcaccactcaccctctgcttttctgctttaGGTGGAGTTACAGGCCTGGTTTCGTTCTGGTTCTTCTTGCTTGTTTCTGGAGTGTCTGCCTTGTGGTGTTGACTGCGGGTTGTTTCCTCAAGGAGCAGGCATGTGATAGTTACTTCTTTGGCTTTGAGCTGTTTATAGACGTCCCTGCTTGCCACCAGCATCTCCAGAGAGTTGCCGCTTTCGCGTATCATTTCCACCACCTCTGCATGGGTGCTCTGCTCCACATTCACCCCACCAACCTCCACAACAATGTCGTCATCCTCCAGACCTGCCTTGTCTGCTGCTCCACCCTTCACCACCTGAAACAAGGAGGATTTTTGCCACTTGCTTTTGAAATGGTAACAGTCATTAAGTGGGCATTCTTGCTAATCTTACCTCCTGGATGTATTGACCACACACACCCTCAATGCCATTTAGGTGGAAGCCGTAGCCAGAGGAGGTCTTCTCCATCCTACACAGCTTTGGCTTCagctcctctttcttttcttgagAAGAGGCAGACATTTTCATAGCCTCTGTGTAACTGGGCGGTGAGATGGTCTCGTTCATTTCCTCCCAAAATAACATAGGAGGCACGTTTCCCTGTAAGATACACAGCATGATGCTATATTTTGCTGAACTAAAGACAGAATGAGTCTGTGGCTCACCTTCTTATACATTTGGTCTGTGTCTTTGTCCACCACGAGAAGGCAGCATTTGTCTCCACTTTGCTTGATCTTGTCCACCACCTGCTCGTAGCTGGTATTGGTCACATCCTTACCATTCACAGCCACCACTCTGTCCATTTCCTTCAGACCTGCTTTTTGTGCTGGGCTGCCTCTGTCGATATCAATTGTGAAGTGTCCTACAACAAGTCAGGGTGCACATTAACAAACCATAACTATCTCCATGCAATATAAGGTACAGTTAATTGTCATAGCCTTACCTATTTGATTGGGTTCCTGTCTGAGCAGAAAGCCGTATCCATCAGAACCTCTAGTCATCTTGATGATGCGTGGTTGGAGAGGCAGATACTTCACTGTTGCTGACCATGAACTCAGCTTGGCTTGTTTGTTCTCATAGAATTTTTTGGTTTCCTCATCAGCCAGTAGAAACACGACGTCATTGCCCGCCTGTTTGATCTTTTCCACTACTTGATCATGGGTGGATTTTTCCACATTCTCTCCATTGACTTCGAGCAGCTGATCTTTATTTTGGACTCCTGCTCTGTCTGCCACACCTCCTGGAATCACCTCAATAAAATACACACCCTGTTCACCTGTAGTCAACAGAGCAAGACCAATAGATAAAATGTCAGGTTTACATTAAAAGGTAAAGAATTTTACTGATGATGATGGACTATAATGTTAGTCAATACCATGTACTAGGGTCTATGTTAAAGCTACCTTTACTTCTGACATGCCAACTGTTATGGGATTGGTTTTATGCAATCAAATATGTGCTCTGTGACACATATATCTATGTCACAGTGAACTACAAATATGAATCATAGCAGCATGTAGGACAATTAGTCAAAATGTACAGTGAATTAGTAAACTATTGGAATGAAACTGAGTGATTTGCAactgtttaacctttttattcatGCTCATGGGTTAAAAATAGAAGCAAATATGGAAATACAGTCTCAAATCATGTCTGGAAATTGACTCAAATGGAATGCTTGCTAGTTTTAATATAGCTGTATTTGGCAGCTAATAGCATTCAAGTTACATGACTAATCAAAGAAATTTAGATTTGTCCCATTtaagagagtttttttttatttgcttttttgttaaaatgagtaaaaatgaaacattatgGCTTGCTTTGAAACAGACACATTCTAAATGTTTGCCATAtgttataaatcttttttatatatactaAAGATTGACCAAGCTtgtcagatttattaaaatgtggCAGGGCTGCAATGCTgaaacaagttttgtttcagGTCATGTGAAGGTCTTGTAAGGAGTTAAAAAGGGGTATTCATGCGATGTCTACTCATTAAAAGAGcaatatgttggtgtagatttttGATCATGAGGATATGGTAATCCTAGCAAGTTAAATCAAAAGGAACTagagtacttttttttttcttgaagacGTTTTGCGTCTTGGATctccacttttcagtttttaagttAGAAAGCttctcggatgagaagtgaaacagctgaaaagtaaaaaaaagagaagtccAGCTGCCTGTAATTCAACTAGGATCATTATAGGAGCACTCGTGTAGACAccttaaatgtaaataaattcctGCCCACTACCTCCAAGCAAGAAAttagtaaaatgttttgtgctgTGGGGTTTGCACATCTGTGTGACGTGTGAAAAATCACCAACACAGctatgtttcattttaaaagacagcAGTTTATAATTTCTAAAGCCTCTTTagcaaaactgaaaacctgTAAAGAACTAATAATTGGACAATACAACTTACTGAATGGAGATTTAATCACGTCAAACCCAAGTCATTGTTATTTATAAGTAAGCTGTACTGGTTgtcaaaaaaaagcaattatttttctttccataaatacataaatacagttttttttttaatgtttatgacttaaactgtaaaattaCACTTCTAAgagttatatatttttaagcacAGTGTAAAGATCTTGAGGTCcatctcacctgcagctgaGCGAATAGAAAACCCATATCCTGAGCTAGACTTGACCAAGTAGCAGAGTTTGGGTTTAGGAGCCTCTTTAGCCACTCCATTGGTAATGGGCGTGCTTTGGGGGTCAGAAAGGTTGACTCCGAGTGCTTTTGCTTGCTTGTAAGATGATTCATCTAGAATGTGGAATGTGACAGATGCTCCACCGTTTCTCACCAGCTCCACCACCTGTTCGAGGGACGCCAAGAAGAGTCAAAGATTAACGAGTGCTGGTGACTGGATTAGCTCAGTCAAAGAGTTGTTGCTGATTTCATTAATGCACGACAGTGTCGCTGCATCCTGCTCACCTCTGAGTGATTCAGATTATCAACAAATGTTCCACTGACTCTCAGGATGCGGTCTCCGTCTTTCATGCCAGCCAGTTCAGCTGGGCCTCCCAACTCTAGGCAGCGAATCAGGTGACCCTCCTCACTTTGCTCTGCCCTCAGATAGAAGCCAAATGTCTGACCTGGCCTCTTGGTCAGAGAAATCACTCTTGGCTTGTATGTGGCCATGGCctaacacagacacaaaggaACCACAAGTGATAACTAGTTAATACCAACATATAACAGTCATTAACAGTGGcccaaacaggatttttttcgagaagttaaaaaacattttttacagtgtCATAACACAATCTTTAACTGTTTTGTAAAAGGTTGAGCCTTAGATGTAAACATGAATTTATGACCTTGATTCcagatgttttgaatttttgaGACTGTGGAAGCCAATAATACAAAAGCAAGAGTGgggcttttatttcttcaaaactgttttatattcTTAGAAATCTACATTTTGTCCCCTCCTAATTGTTGTGACCACTGTTACCCATTAAGAAGCCAGAGAAGTGCTGATAGCTGAAGATTGCAAGTTAATCTTCCATGACAGCCCTGCAGTGACAGGTAATGATTAGTGGAAcacacagctgactgtggacaataaaaaaaataaaaaaaaaatcgatggACTTTGAATGCACAATAAGGATTGTCACTTTAACTCTCTTATCGACCTGTTATGTTTGTATAGGAGGCCATAAAGTAATGTGCATGTGTGCTGATGACAAATCATCATAAAAGCACTTAAAGAAGTGCTTTTACActgactttaaacaacaaacatgttaaaatagCTCTGGATTTGTATTATTGTGTGATATGCATATGCACTTACTACTCATTTCTTTTATAACGTGTTTACAGCTTAATTAAtaacacaatttttaaatttttaaagatttttgcaAGAGTAGTCTTCTTGAGAAATAGTAACAGAATGTGCTCTCCTTTAGTGTAGTCTAATGTCTAAATTTGTctgaacatttacaacaaatctTTCTACCCCTGGTAAAGCTTTTCTGTCCTAGGAGCCCTCCCTCCTTCAAGTTCATTATCCAGTTACTTAATTGAAAACCTACAAACATTACTGTTGTTGCGGTTGTATTGAAATAGGAGACAACACTACAAacttttttactgtaactgtgCCAGATGCCATTACAGATCACACTGCTGTCATGATGTGTCCTCTGACAGACAGCCACTAAGTCCACGAGTTAGGGGTCTTAgaaaaaaacatagaaaaaacATGACAAGAGAAATGTGAGGTGCTAAGAGACTTGAGGGAGAAGGATTTGTATACAGAAAATTAGTGCacataaaaaaagtaatatttggatgcattttaatgtcGTAAATTGACAGCATGCAAGATGTCAGTACTACAAAAAACTGTTATAAATACATGGAAGCACATCAAACATGAGGAGGCTTTTAAAAGGTAAGCACCTTACTGGGCTTTTGCCAAGGagacaagaagcagaaacaatgTTAGAGACAACAACATCTGCATCTACAAGCACAGATCCAGGGGTGTCAACCATTTTGCCTCCTataacaacagcagcagcccCACACCAAGAATGGCAGCTCAGGCAGTCATGTTTGTTAAAAGGTCAAATCAACCTCAACAGCAGTGCAAAGGTGATGAAGTTCTCATCAAAATGATTGCACTGGAC
This genomic stretch from Kryptolebias marmoratus isolate JLee-2015 linkage group LG6, ASM164957v2, whole genome shotgun sequence harbors:
- the pdzk1 gene encoding Na(+)/H(+) exchange regulatory cofactor NHE-RF3: MATYKPRVISLTKRPGQTFGFYLRAEQSEEGHLIRCLELGGPAELAGMKDGDRILRVSGTFVDNLNHSEVVELVRNGGASVTFHILDESSYKQAKALGVNLSDPQSTPITNGVAKEAPKPKLCYLVKSSSGYGFSIRSAAGEQGVYFIEVIPGGVADRAGVQNKDQLLEVNGENVEKSTHDQVVEKIKQAGNDVVFLLADEETKKFYENKQAKLSSWSATVKYLPLQPRIIKMTRGSDGYGFLLRQEPNQIGHFTIDIDRGSPAQKAGLKEMDRVVAVNGKDVTNTSYEQVVDKIKQSGDKCCLLVVDKDTDQMYKKGNVPPMLFWEEMNETISPPSYTEAMKMSASSQEKKEELKPKLCRMEKTSSGYGFHLNGIEGVCGQYIQEVVKGGAADKAGLEDDDIVVEVGGVNVEQSTHAEVVEMIRESGNSLEMLVASRDVYKQLKAKEVTITCLLLEETTRSQHHKADTPETSKKNQNETRPVTPPKAEKQRTASVSSSSSEESFDESL